One genomic segment of Microbacterium sp. ProA8 includes these proteins:
- a CDS encoding family 78 glycoside hydrolase catalytic domain, with protein sequence MSVTVDAPRIEHHREALGIGERMPRLSWRVSAAPSGWRQTAYSVEVDRGGDVTTYVVDSPEQVLVDWPADPLHSREIVTVRIAVRGEDGAWSTASAPTVLEAGLLEPADWVARPVGATRNENPNTDDRRPSLVRRAFAVRDDIVRARLYATAHGVYEAELNGERVGDDTLSPGWTVYGRRLRYYTYDVTGLVRPGANALGAWLGDGWYRGRLGWRGGFRNVYGYDQSFLGQLELTYADGSREVVATDVSWRSAPSPILQSGLYDGEDYDAREEQPGWSTADFDDSGWEGVQLRHRDPATLVAPTAPPVRATEELRPVDVLTGPSGSRILDFGQNLVGRVRIRVSGAAGTTVTLRTAEVMQDGEIYTRPLRAARSTDNYTLAGRDVEEWEPRFTFHGFRYVEVTGWPGDLDADAAAGALVARVYHTDLERTGWFESSDPALNRLHENVVWGMRGNFVDIPTDCPQRDERIGWTGDIQVFGPTASTLYDVSGMLSGWLRDLAIEQLPDGTVPWYVPVIPAVDKWTPMRPGAAWGDVATLLPWTLYERFGDVGVLRSQFDSARRWVDLLERLSGPSRLWDSGFQLGDWLDPAAPPDDPADALTDRYLVATAYFAKSARTVARIAEVLGLGDERAHYDALADEVVAAFDGAYVNDDGTMTSDAQTAYALGLRFDLITDPQKRDAAASRLARLVHEAGNRIATGFVGTPLVSDALSTGGHVPTAYDLILERECPSWLYQVEQGATTVWERWDSLLPDGTVNPGQMTSFNHYALGAVVDWMHRVIGGLAPDAPGYRRIRFAPRPGGGLTSASARQVTAYGEAAISWRIADGRLRVEATVPVGAEAVLDLEGAAEEPLTPGTHIRVVELPARAAVPV encoded by the coding sequence ATGTCCGTCACCGTCGACGCACCCCGCATCGAGCACCATCGCGAAGCCCTCGGGATCGGCGAGCGGATGCCGCGCCTCTCGTGGCGCGTCTCCGCCGCGCCGTCCGGCTGGCGGCAGACGGCATACTCCGTCGAGGTCGACCGCGGCGGCGACGTCACGACGTACGTGGTCGACTCGCCCGAGCAGGTGCTCGTGGACTGGCCGGCCGACCCCCTGCACTCGCGGGAGATCGTCACGGTGCGCATCGCCGTCAGGGGCGAGGACGGCGCGTGGTCGACGGCATCCGCCCCCACCGTCCTGGAAGCGGGACTGCTCGAGCCGGCCGACTGGGTCGCCCGCCCCGTGGGTGCGACACGCAACGAGAATCCGAACACCGACGACCGGCGGCCGTCACTCGTCCGCCGCGCATTCGCGGTGCGCGACGACATCGTGCGCGCGCGGCTCTACGCGACTGCGCACGGCGTCTACGAGGCCGAACTCAACGGCGAGCGCGTCGGCGACGACACGCTCTCGCCCGGGTGGACCGTGTACGGCCGGCGCCTGCGCTACTACACGTACGACGTCACCGGCCTGGTGCGCCCCGGGGCGAACGCGCTCGGCGCCTGGCTCGGCGACGGCTGGTATCGCGGGCGGCTCGGCTGGCGCGGCGGCTTCCGCAACGTCTACGGATACGACCAGTCCTTCCTCGGCCAGCTCGAGCTGACCTACGCGGACGGCAGCCGCGAGGTCGTGGCGACCGACGTGTCGTGGCGCTCCGCGCCGAGCCCGATCCTGCAGAGCGGCCTCTACGACGGCGAAGACTACGACGCGCGCGAGGAGCAGCCCGGCTGGTCGACGGCGGACTTCGACGACTCGGGCTGGGAAGGGGTGCAGTTGCGCCACCGAGACCCCGCCACGCTCGTCGCACCGACGGCCCCCCCGGTGCGGGCCACCGAGGAGCTGCGCCCCGTCGATGTGCTCACCGGGCCGAGCGGCTCGCGCATCCTCGACTTCGGGCAGAACCTCGTCGGCCGCGTGCGCATCCGGGTCTCGGGCGCCGCCGGCACCACGGTGACGCTGCGCACCGCGGAGGTGATGCAAGACGGCGAGATCTACACGCGACCGCTCCGAGCGGCGCGCTCGACCGACAACTACACCCTCGCCGGCCGCGACGTCGAGGAGTGGGAGCCGCGGTTCACCTTCCATGGATTCCGCTACGTCGAGGTGACGGGGTGGCCCGGCGACCTCGATGCCGATGCGGCGGCCGGCGCACTGGTGGCCCGGGTGTACCACACCGACCTCGAGCGCACCGGATGGTTCGAGTCGTCCGACCCCGCCCTCAACCGCCTGCACGAGAACGTGGTGTGGGGCATGCGCGGCAACTTCGTCGACATCCCGACCGACTGCCCCCAGCGCGACGAGCGCATCGGCTGGACCGGCGACATCCAGGTCTTCGGCCCCACCGCCTCGACGCTGTACGACGTCTCGGGCATGCTCTCGGGCTGGCTGCGCGACCTCGCGATCGAGCAGCTTCCCGACGGCACCGTGCCCTGGTACGTGCCCGTCATTCCCGCCGTCGACAAGTGGACGCCGATGCGACCGGGGGCCGCGTGGGGCGATGTCGCGACCCTGCTCCCGTGGACGCTGTACGAGCGCTTCGGCGATGTCGGCGTGCTGCGGTCGCAGTTCGACAGCGCCCGGCGCTGGGTCGACCTGCTCGAGCGCCTCTCCGGCCCCTCACGGCTCTGGGACTCCGGCTTCCAGCTGGGCGACTGGCTCGACCCGGCCGCCCCGCCGGACGACCCCGCCGACGCGCTCACCGACCGCTACCTCGTCGCCACCGCCTACTTCGCCAAGTCGGCGCGTACGGTCGCGCGCATCGCGGAGGTGCTGGGGCTCGGCGACGAGCGGGCGCACTACGACGCGCTCGCCGACGAGGTGGTGGCCGCCTTCGACGGCGCCTACGTGAACGACGACGGCACCATGACGAGCGACGCCCAGACCGCGTACGCCCTCGGCTTGCGATTCGACCTCATCACCGACCCGCAGAAACGGGATGCCGCGGCCTCACGTCTCGCCCGGCTCGTGCACGAGGCGGGCAACCGCATCGCGACCGGCTTCGTCGGCACGCCGCTCGTCTCTGATGCCCTGAGTACGGGCGGGCATGTGCCGACCGCCTACGATCTGATCCTCGAACGCGAATGCCCGTCGTGGCTCTACCAGGTGGAGCAGGGGGCGACCACGGTGTGGGAGCGATGGGATTCGCTGCTGCCCGACGGCACCGTCAACCCCGGCCAGATGACCTCGTTCAACCACTACGCGCTGGGCGCCGTCGTGGACTGGATGCACCGCGTCATCGGCGGCCTCGCCCCCGACGCCCCCGGCTACCGGCGCATCCGGTTCGCTCCGCGCCCCGGCGGCGGGCTCACCTCCGCCTCGGCCCGCCAGGTCACCGCCTACGGCGAAGCGGCGATCTCGTGGCGCATCGCCGACGGGCGGCTCCGCGTGGAGGCCACCGTGCCCGTCGGCGCCGAGGCCGTCCTCGACCTCGAAGGCGCAGCCGAGGAGCCTCTGACCCCGGGCACGCACATCCGTGTTGTGGAGCTGCCGGCAAGGGCCGCCGTCCCGGTCTGA
- a CDS encoding carbohydrate ABC transporter permease, with protein MTLTHTDTAYTVATPTVRKTGPNRTRRGLTKALRRLPVWILVAVLMIVVLYPQVWMVLGSFKTQSEFLSNPALSLPETWNFDNYVTALTNGNVARNWLNSVLVTIPSVLLIVFIGVAAGYALEVMIWKGRNGVLLYILAGIMVPGQMILVPLFITYFRIGITDTLWPLIITYTVMGLPLTTFLMATYFRSVPREIFEAATVDGSGPLRSFFVIGIPMMKNSIITVALVQFFSVWNDLLIALTFTTRPDLATIQVGLLSLSDEYGSTQYGPLFAAVSINIVVLLILFLTLNKKIMAGMAGGALKG; from the coding sequence ATGACTCTGACGCACACCGACACCGCGTATACGGTCGCCACCCCCACGGTCCGCAAGACGGGTCCGAATCGCACCCGGCGCGGGCTCACGAAGGCCCTGCGACGGCTCCCGGTGTGGATCCTCGTCGCTGTCCTCATGATCGTGGTGCTGTACCCGCAGGTCTGGATGGTGCTGGGCTCGTTCAAGACGCAGTCCGAGTTCCTCTCGAACCCCGCGCTGTCCCTCCCCGAGACGTGGAACTTCGACAACTACGTCACAGCGCTGACGAACGGCAACGTCGCGCGCAACTGGCTCAACAGCGTGCTCGTCACGATCCCCTCGGTGCTGCTGATCGTGTTCATCGGCGTCGCCGCGGGGTACGCGCTCGAGGTCATGATCTGGAAGGGCCGCAACGGGGTCCTCCTCTACATCCTCGCCGGCATCATGGTGCCGGGTCAGATGATCCTCGTGCCGCTGTTCATCACCTACTTCCGCATCGGCATCACCGACACGCTGTGGCCGCTCATCATCACGTACACCGTGATGGGCCTGCCCCTGACGACGTTCCTCATGGCGACCTACTTCCGGTCGGTGCCGCGCGAGATCTTCGAGGCGGCGACCGTCGACGGGTCGGGGCCGCTGCGATCGTTCTTCGTGATCGGCATCCCGATGATGAAGAACTCGATCATCACGGTCGCGCTGGTGCAGTTCTTCAGCGTGTGGAACGACCTGCTCATCGCGCTGACCTTCACCACGCGGCCCGATCTCGCGACGATCCAGGTGGGTCTGCTGAGCCTGAGCGACGAGTACGGGTCGACCCAGTACGGTCCGCTGTTCGCCGCCGTGAGCATCAACATCGTCGTGCTGCTGATCCTGTTCCTGACGCTCAACAAGAAGATCATGGCCGGCATGGCCGGTGGCGCCCTCAAGGGCTGA
- a CDS encoding aspartate/glutamate racemase family protein — MTSSAPRIAFLHTGAVNIAPFGSLAAEFLPDATIVNYLDDRIVADLGDEERAGSVPERIDDLVRAAAAGGADAVMFTCSSISELAAPAAAAAGVPVLRVDEAMADAAVRAGRRVRVLATLPTTCGPTLRLLQERAALAGVEPEFSSEVIEGAFAAVASGDRATHDRLVAAAIERGAAEVDVVVLAQASMATAAEAVSVDVPVLTSPRLGVERLAASLATR, encoded by the coding sequence ATGACCTCGTCCGCACCCCGCATCGCGTTCCTGCACACCGGCGCCGTCAACATCGCCCCCTTCGGGTCGCTGGCCGCCGAGTTCCTGCCGGATGCGACGATCGTCAACTACCTCGACGACCGCATCGTCGCCGACCTCGGCGACGAGGAGCGAGCGGGGTCGGTGCCCGAACGAATCGACGACCTCGTGCGCGCGGCTGCGGCCGGGGGAGCGGATGCCGTCATGTTCACGTGCTCCTCGATCTCGGAGCTCGCCGCGCCCGCCGCCGCGGCCGCAGGGGTGCCGGTGCTGCGTGTCGACGAGGCGATGGCGGATGCCGCGGTGCGGGCCGGACGCCGCGTGCGGGTCCTCGCGACACTGCCGACGACCTGCGGCCCGACGCTGCGGCTCCTGCAGGAGCGCGCGGCGCTCGCCGGCGTGGAGCCGGAGTTCTCGAGCGAGGTGATCGAGGGTGCCTTCGCGGCGGTCGCGAGCGGGGACCGGGCGACGCACGACCGTCTCGTCGCGGCCGCCATCGAGCGCGGTGCGGCCGAGGTCGACGTGGTCGTGCTGGCCCAGGCATCGATGGCGACCGCCGCCGAGGCCGTCTCGGTCGACGTGCCCGTGCTCACCAGTCCGCGGCTGGGCGTCGAGCGTCTCGCGGCGTCGCTTGCCACGCGCTGA
- a CDS encoding sugar-binding domain-containing protein, whose translation MPLTPYTRPADGHVRLLTKVARMYHERGVRQADIAAALNISQAKVSRLLKRAESVGIVRTIVTVAPGVYAELEEQLEEKYGLAEAVVVDVDHDADEGELLASLGAGAAAYLEATLSGGDRIGVSSWSQTILAMVDRMRPFTVRGATEVVQLLGGVGAPEAQSHSNRILGELARTLGAEPVYVQAPGIVGDPAIRDSLLRDPSMQEVARHWNELTMAIMGIGSIEPSDVLATSGNAFAAEERRDLLDQGAVGDICHRIFRADGSLVRGAVDDRIIAITVENLRRIPRRVGIAGGDRKLEAIHGALAGDWVTTLVTDLRSAESLAAR comes from the coding sequence GTGCCCCTGACGCCCTACACCCGGCCCGCAGACGGCCACGTGCGCCTGCTCACCAAGGTCGCGCGCATGTACCACGAGCGCGGCGTGCGCCAGGCCGACATCGCGGCCGCGCTCAATATCTCACAGGCGAAGGTCTCGCGTCTGCTCAAGCGCGCGGAATCCGTCGGCATCGTGCGGACGATCGTCACCGTCGCGCCGGGGGTCTACGCCGAGCTGGAAGAGCAGCTCGAGGAGAAGTACGGGCTGGCGGAGGCAGTCGTCGTCGACGTCGACCACGACGCCGACGAGGGCGAGCTGCTCGCGTCGCTCGGGGCCGGAGCGGCCGCCTATCTGGAGGCCACGCTCTCTGGGGGCGACCGGATCGGCGTCTCGTCGTGGAGCCAGACGATCCTCGCCATGGTCGACCGCATGCGGCCCTTCACCGTGCGCGGGGCGACGGAGGTGGTGCAGCTGCTCGGCGGCGTCGGCGCCCCCGAGGCGCAGAGCCACTCCAACCGCATCCTCGGCGAGCTGGCCCGCACGCTCGGAGCCGAGCCTGTCTACGTGCAGGCGCCGGGCATCGTCGGAGACCCGGCGATCCGCGACAGCCTGCTGCGGGATCCGTCGATGCAGGAGGTCGCACGCCACTGGAACGAGCTCACCATGGCGATCATGGGGATCGGCAGCATCGAACCGTCCGACGTGCTGGCGACCAGCGGCAACGCATTCGCCGCCGAGGAGCGCCGCGACCTGCTCGACCAGGGCGCCGTCGGCGACATCTGCCACCGCATCTTCCGCGCCGACGGCTCGCTCGTGCGCGGCGCCGTCGACGACCGCATCATCGCGATCACCGTCGAGAACCTGCGGCGCATCCCGCGTCGCGTCGGCATCGCCGGCGGAGACCGCAAGCTCGAGGCGATCCACGGCGCGCTCGCCGGCGACTGGGTCACGACGCTCGTGACCGACCTCCGGTCGGCCGAGTCCCTCGCCGCGCGCTGA